The Brevinematia bacterium region GAAGAAAAGAGTATAAGGACAACCCTCTCAGTTTAAGATAAATAGACACCGGAGTCTCTATATCACCGGGTAATGTCTTTTCAACTATTACCACTTTCATAGTCACTTACTTAATGCTTCTTCAACAATTCTTTTCACTACCGCCCCATCTGCTCTCCCCTTAACCTTAGGCATAACCTCCTTCATAACCCTACCAACATCTGAAGGAGATTTAGCCCCAATAGATGCTATAGCACTAGTAACTATCTCTCTTATCTCCTCTTCAGACAATTGCTTAGGTAGATACGCTTCTAAAATTTCCAGTTCTATTTTCTCTTTCTGCACTAGATCATCTCTGCCACCCTTCTCATAAAGCTCAATAGCCTCTTTTCTCTTCTTTATCTCCTTCTGTATAACCGAAACTATCTCATCCTCTGAGATCTCCTTCCCACTACTACGCAATTCTATTTCTCTATACTTTATTGCCGACTTAAGTAAGTTCAAAGTCTGTCTTTTATTCTCATCCCTTTCTCTCACGGCATTTTTGTAATCCTCATTTATCCTATCAAGTATCATAAATCCCTCCCGTGTACTCTGTTGATAGTTTATTTTAACTCCTACTACCGTAAATTTTCTAATTAAGACACCCCCCTAACCCAATAAGTTCCAATTTCCGTTACGTGAGTAATTAAGTAATTTTCACTACTAGAACCAAAAGAGTAACTAGACAAGAAAACCAAAATCTCTCCGTTTATCTGATGGACAACCTACAAACTAATAAAAACAAAAGAGC contains the following coding sequences:
- a CDS encoding GatB/YqeY domain-containing protein, whose protein sequence is MILDRINEDYKNAVRERDENKRQTLNLLKSAIKYREIELRSSGKEISEDEIVSVIQKEIKKRKEAIELYEKGGRDDLVQKEKIELEILEAYLPKQLSEEEIREIVTSAIASIGAKSPSDVGRVMKEVMPKVKGRADGAVVKRIVEEALSK